A genomic segment from Gemmatimonadota bacterium encodes:
- a CDS encoding serine hydrolase domain-containing protein, producing the protein MLLRRSLWLVALVATHPLAAQRTALPSGWDAFTQLFDRCSARDSIVGGSLVVMRDGNVVARHEYGYADRVAKKRIDDNTIFHYGSITKTLTAISIMQLRDRGKLSLDDRVTSYIPELRQVHDPFGSMDSVTIRMLMSHSAGFQNPTWPYKQGKSWEPFEPTTWNQLVAMMPYQELLFKPGARFSYSNPGFIYLARIIEHVTGDPWENYVQKNILSPLGLTHSYFGITPYYLAPDRSHNYTLLRDSTGRELVQDNGTDFDPGITIPNGGWNAPLADLVAYMGFLTNATHGDSAKQRLYDIVLAHSSLEEMWRPIHPTKPATADETEAMGMSFFVVHKGGATFIGHTGEQAGFVSFMYLNPANRSAVIAVFNTDTDLAPGTGPAGKGPSAFDAIREAAFGLIR; encoded by the coding sequence ATGCTCTTACGCAGATCGCTCTGGCTGGTTGCGCTCGTCGCAACGCATCCGCTTGCTGCACAGCGAACAGCCCTGCCTTCCGGCTGGGATGCGTTCACGCAGCTGTTCGACCGCTGTTCCGCTCGCGACAGCATAGTTGGGGGAAGTCTGGTGGTGATGCGCGATGGGAACGTGGTGGCGCGGCACGAGTACGGCTATGCCGACAGGGTGGCGAAGAAGCGCATCGACGACAATACGATCTTCCACTATGGATCGATTACCAAGACGCTCACCGCGATCTCGATCATGCAGCTGCGTGATCGCGGCAAGCTGTCGCTCGACGATCGTGTCACCAGCTACATACCGGAACTGCGGCAGGTTCACGATCCATTTGGGTCGATGGACAGCGTGACGATCAGGATGCTGATGTCGCACTCGGCGGGATTCCAGAATCCGACCTGGCCGTACAAGCAGGGAAAGTCGTGGGAGCCGTTCGAGCCGACGACATGGAATCAGCTGGTTGCGATGATGCCATATCAGGAGCTGTTGTTCAAGCCGGGCGCGCGGTTCAGCTATTCCAATCCCGGCTTCATCTACCTCGCGCGGATTATCGAGCATGTCACCGGTGATCCGTGGGAGAACTACGTTCAGAAGAATATTCTCTCACCGCTGGGGCTCACACACAGTTATTTCGGAATCACACCGTACTATCTGGCGCCGGATCGTTCGCACAATTACACACTGCTGCGTGATTCGACCGGCCGTGAGCTGGTGCAGGACAACGGTACTGATTTCGATCCCGGGATCACGATTCCCAATGGCGGTTGGAATGCGCCCCTTGCCGATCTCGTCGCATACATGGGATTCCTGACCAACGCGACACACGGTGACTCCGCGAAACAGCGCCTCTACGACATCGTCCTCGCGCACTCGAGTCTCGAAGAAATGTGGCGGCCGATCCATCCAACCAAGCCTGCGACTGCCGACGAGACCGAAGCGATGGGGATGTCGTTCTTCGTGGTTCACAAGGGCGGTGCGACTTTCATCGGTCATACGGGCGAACAGGCGGGATTCGTGTCGTTCATGTACCTGAATCCCGCAAATCGCTCAGCCGTGATCGCCGTGTTCAATACGGACACGGATCTCGCGCCGGGAACGGGGCCGGCGGGAAAGGGGCCGTCGGCGTTCGATGCGATACGTGAGGCGGCGTTCGGACTGATCCGGTAA
- a CDS encoding threonine dehydratase: MTAVLPSLSDLEAATEIVRGLMPPTPQYEWPLLAERTGTRVIVKHENHTPVGAFKVRGGIVYMDHLQRGAQRVPGIVTATRGNHGQSVPFAARRYDIPVLVVVPHGNSVEKNSAMRALGADLVEEGHDFQAAVEAADRIAVERGWHRLPSYHPHLVSGVGTYALEFLRAAPDMDTVYVPIGLGSGICGMIAARDGLGLSTRIVGVVSTGAPAYALSVSAGEVVSHPVTTEIADGMACRTPLAEPLAIITRGAERVVQVSDAEVEEAMRAYFTDTHNVAEGAGAAALAALMQEREAMRGRKVGVVLSGGNVDRDVFARVLAH, translated from the coding sequence ATGACAGCCGTTCTTCCATCGCTGAGCGATCTCGAGGCCGCGACGGAGATCGTCCGCGGGCTCATGCCGCCGACGCCGCAATATGAGTGGCCCTTGCTTGCCGAGCGCACAGGGACACGCGTGATCGTCAAGCACGAGAACCACACTCCCGTCGGAGCTTTCAAGGTTCGTGGCGGAATCGTGTACATGGATCATCTGCAGCGCGGTGCGCAACGGGTTCCGGGCATCGTGACGGCGACGCGTGGCAACCATGGCCAGTCCGTGCCCTTCGCCGCGCGGCGCTACGACATTCCGGTTCTAGTCGTGGTCCCGCACGGGAACAGCGTGGAGAAGAACAGTGCGATGCGAGCGCTGGGCGCCGATCTCGTCGAGGAGGGGCACGACTTCCAGGCGGCAGTCGAGGCGGCTGATCGGATCGCCGTGGAACGCGGCTGGCACAGATTGCCATCGTACCATCCGCATCTGGTGAGTGGCGTCGGTACCTACGCGCTCGAATTCCTGCGGGCTGCACCGGACATGGATACGGTCTACGTGCCGATCGGGCTCGGCTCCGGGATCTGCGGAATGATAGCGGCGCGGGATGGGCTCGGGCTGTCCACCAGAATCGTCGGAGTGGTTTCGACAGGTGCACCGGCCTACGCGCTGTCGGTCTCCGCTGGCGAGGTGGTCTCGCACCCAGTCACCACTGAAATCGCCGATGGAATGGCGTGTCGCACTCCACTCGCGGAGCCGCTCGCAATCATTACGCGCGGCGCCGAGCGCGTGGTGCAGGTGAGCGACGCCGAGGTGGAGGAGGCGATGCGCGCGTACTTCACCGATACGCACAATGTTGCAGAAGGTGCAGGTGCTGCAGCGCTGGCGGCACTGATGCAGGAGCGCGAGGCGATGCGTGGACGTAAAGTTGGTGTGGTGTTATCGGGGGGCAACGTGGATCGCGACGTCTTTGCTCGCGTGCTTGCCCATTAG
- the queC gene encoding 7-cyano-7-deazaguanine synthase QueC, producing MSHTRPAVVLLSGGLDSTTVLAIARRDGYEVNALSFSYGQRHDREIDAARRIANSYGVARHEVVTIDLRVFGGSALTSDIAVPKGRDVSDATDVPITYVPARNTIFLSYALAFAEVTHARDIFIGVNAVDYSGYPDCRPEYIHAFECMANLATRAGAEGNTIAIRTPLIDLTKAQIIALGVSLGVDYSMTTSCYDPSATGEACGQCDACQLRLAGFSAAGATDPIAYARAGRA from the coding sequence ATGTCCCACACACGTCCCGCCGTCGTGCTTTTGAGTGGTGGCCTCGACTCCACAACCGTGCTCGCCATTGCCAGGCGCGACGGCTATGAGGTCAACGCGCTCTCGTTCAGCTACGGGCAGAGACACGACCGCGAGATCGACGCTGCACGCCGGATAGCGAACAGCTATGGCGTTGCACGTCACGAGGTCGTGACCATCGATCTCCGCGTGTTCGGCGGCTCTGCGCTCACATCGGACATCGCAGTACCCAAGGGACGCGACGTGAGCGATGCGACGGACGTGCCGATCACGTATGTACCGGCTCGCAATACGATTTTTCTCTCGTACGCGCTCGCGTTCGCTGAAGTCACCCACGCGCGAGACATATTCATCGGTGTCAATGCGGTCGACTATTCCGGCTACCCGGATTGCCGGCCCGAGTACATCCATGCATTCGAGTGCATGGCCAATCTCGCGACCCGCGCCGGTGCCGAAGGCAACACGATCGCCATCCGCACACCGCTCATCGATCTGACCAAGGCGCAGATCATCGCGCTCGGCGTGTCGCTCGGCGTGGATTACTCGATGACCACGAGCTGCTACGATCCATCCGCCACCGGCGAGGCATGCGGCCAGTGTGATGCGTGCCAGCTCCGCCTGGCTGGATTCAGTGCGGCAGGAGCCACCGATCCCATAGCATACGCACGCGCAGGGCGCGCTTAG
- the queE gene encoding 7-carboxy-7-deazaguanine synthase produces MAYTVKEIFYTLQGEGANTGRAAVFCRFSGCNLWTGRESDRASAVCTFCDTDFVGVGPDGGKFADAEALASAVESAWRPTTDDGAERFVVCTGGEPLLQLDGPAVEALHRRGFRVAVETNGTQPAIAGLDWISVSPKSDAALAITTGDELKLVYPQERALPEHFANLQFTHFYLQPMDGPALEQATRAAIQYCLDHPKWRLSVQTHKVAGIR; encoded by the coding sequence ATGGCGTACACAGTCAAGGAAATCTTCTACACGCTGCAAGGGGAAGGAGCAAACACCGGCCGCGCGGCAGTGTTCTGCCGTTTTTCAGGGTGCAACCTGTGGACGGGTCGCGAGAGCGACCGCGCGAGTGCCGTCTGTACGTTCTGTGACACTGATTTCGTCGGTGTTGGCCCTGACGGCGGGAAGTTCGCGGATGCTGAAGCACTCGCGAGTGCGGTGGAGTCGGCCTGGAGACCGACCACGGACGACGGTGCTGAACGGTTCGTGGTGTGCACGGGTGGTGAGCCGTTATTGCAGCTCGACGGGCCGGCGGTGGAGGCACTGCATCGCCGTGGCTTTCGCGTTGCTGTCGAAACGAATGGAACGCAGCCTGCAATAGCCGGCCTCGACTGGATCTCTGTGAGCCCCAAATCAGACGCAGCGCTCGCGATCACGACTGGTGACGAGCTCAAGCTGGTCTATCCGCAGGAGCGCGCACTTCCGGAGCATTTCGCAAATCTCCAGTTCACGCACTTCTACCTTCAGCCCATGGATGGACCGGCGCTTGAACAGGCAACCCGAGCAGCAATCCAGTATTGCCTCGATCATCCGAAGTGGCGGCTATCGGTGCAGACGCACAAGGTGGCCGGAATCCGCTGA
- a CDS encoding EAL domain-containing protein, whose amino-acid sequence MSDEWNAIHGDGRDVAGQDRTYEAVLASEARFRAVFEHSAVGIALIDTDGRIIATNAAMQQFLGYSSEELLNRHLYQLVPDDDANGLAAAMAAISSGASPELATEQRYTRRDGEIVWAALTMSRAHSATSGKSLGVIAMVQDIRTRKSLEERLTHQASHDPLTDLPNRTLFRQRVEMALQRAARRDRVVVMFLDVDNFKAVNDSAGHSAGDQLLVVAAARLLNATRGSDTVARFGGDEFAILLENVRDDEEARIVADRITRAMRQPIPIGNEMVTVGISTGIARPHSDSDGADEVLRNADVAMYSAKGSGKNRYQFFEPSMHTAVVDRIGLETDLRHAVAVPASEFVLHYQPLVQLDTDTVVGVEALVRWNHPRRGELQPADFITVAEETGLIVPLGRWVLHEACTQAFAWWHGLPDEHRMSVAVNVSGKQIQDATFVSDVAAALADSGLPPERLVLEITETVIMHRTEMMVQRLQELKELGVHLAIDDFGTGYSSLSYLQQFPIDIIKIDKAFIEGMERDAAGAALTRTIIGLGGTLGLSTIAEGIEHASQRVTLEDLGCVMGQGFLFARPSIAAGVGENVSKPNKAPEKK is encoded by the coding sequence TTGTCCGATGAATGGAACGCGATTCACGGCGACGGCCGGGATGTCGCGGGACAGGATCGGACCTACGAAGCCGTGCTGGCCAGCGAGGCGCGCTTCCGAGCCGTCTTTGAGCACTCCGCCGTCGGCATCGCACTCATCGATACCGATGGCCGGATCATCGCCACGAATGCTGCCATGCAGCAGTTCCTTGGCTACTCCAGCGAAGAGCTGCTGAACCGTCACCTGTACCAGCTCGTTCCCGACGATGACGCCAACGGTCTCGCCGCAGCGATGGCGGCGATCTCGAGCGGCGCAAGTCCGGAGCTCGCGACCGAGCAGCGCTATACTCGCCGCGATGGCGAGATCGTATGGGCCGCGTTGACGATGTCGCGCGCACACAGCGCAACCAGCGGCAAGTCGCTCGGCGTCATCGCCATGGTGCAGGACATACGCACACGCAAATCGCTCGAAGAACGACTCACACATCAGGCATCACACGATCCACTCACGGACCTCCCGAATCGCACGCTGTTCAGGCAGCGAGTCGAGATGGCACTGCAACGCGCAGCTCGCCGTGATCGCGTGGTGGTGATGTTTCTCGATGTCGACAACTTCAAGGCGGTGAACGACAGCGCTGGGCACAGTGCGGGCGACCAGCTGCTCGTCGTCGCAGCAGCCCGCTTGCTCAACGCGACGCGCGGCTCGGATACCGTCGCGCGCTTCGGAGGCGACGAGTTCGCTATCCTCCTCGAGAATGTGCGCGACGACGAGGAGGCGAGGATCGTTGCCGATCGCATCACACGCGCCATGCGACAGCCGATCCCGATCGGAAACGAGATGGTGACCGTCGGAATCAGCACAGGCATCGCGCGGCCACACTCGGACAGCGACGGCGCCGATGAGGTGCTCCGCAATGCCGACGTGGCGATGTACTCCGCCAAGGGATCGGGCAAGAACCGCTACCAGTTCTTCGAGCCTTCGATGCACACGGCCGTGGTCGACAGGATCGGTCTCGAGACCGACCTGCGCCACGCAGTGGCGGTACCAGCGTCGGAATTCGTGCTGCACTATCAGCCGCTCGTCCAGCTCGATACCGACACCGTCGTCGGCGTCGAAGCTCTCGTGCGCTGGAATCACCCTCGCCGCGGCGAATTGCAGCCCGCTGATTTCATCACGGTAGCCGAGGAAACTGGTCTCATCGTTCCGCTTGGCCGATGGGTGCTTCATGAAGCCTGCACTCAGGCCTTCGCCTGGTGGCACGGCTTGCCGGATGAACATCGCATGAGCGTCGCCGTAAACGTCTCCGGGAAGCAGATCCAGGACGCGACCTTCGTTTCCGACGTCGCGGCTGCTCTCGCCGACTCCGGACTTCCGCCGGAGCGACTGGTCCTCGAGATCACGGAAACCGTCATCATGCACCGTACCGAGATGATGGTCCAGCGGCTGCAGGAGCTGAAGGAGCTCGGAGTTCATCTCGCAATCGATGACTTCGGCACGGGCTATTCATCGCTCAGCTATCTGCAGCAGTTCCCGATCGACATCATCAAGATCGACAAGGCCTTCATCGAAGGGATGGAGCGTGACGCGGCCGGCGCTGCCCTCACCCGCACGATCATCGGACTCGGCGGGACGCTCGGCCTTTCGACCATCGCCGAGGGAATCGAGCATGCGTCGCAGCGCGTGACGCTCGAGGATCTGGGCTGCGTCATGGGCCAGGGTTTCCTGTTCGCGCGGCCATCCATAGCGGCCGGCGTAGGCGAGAACGTCAGCAAGCCAAACAAGGCTCCAGAGAAGAAGTGA
- a CDS encoding DNA-formamidopyrimidine glycosylase family protein — protein MPELPDITVYIEALNARILHQRLIALSVLNPFVLRTFDPPIAEASGREVVEVGRIGKRIVIGLEGELFIVIHLMIAGRLRWLPAGKAAPKKLSLATFAFETGTLVLTEAGTTRRASLSLIRGREALSQLDRGGLDVFASDFSEFATRLRSENHTLKRSLTDPRLFDGIGNAYSDEILHRARLSPVALSGRISDDDALRLYDATRVVLREWTDRLRAETGDKFPERVTAFRPEMAVHGKYRQPCPVCGTPVQRIRYASNETDYCARCQTNGKLLADRGLSRLLKHDWPKSVDDL, from the coding sequence GTGCCTGAGCTTCCCGACATCACTGTCTACATCGAGGCGCTGAACGCACGAATTCTGCATCAGCGCCTCATCGCGCTTTCTGTATTGAATCCGTTCGTGCTCCGGACTTTCGATCCGCCAATCGCCGAAGCGAGCGGGCGTGAAGTCGTGGAGGTTGGGAGGATCGGTAAGCGAATCGTGATTGGACTGGAAGGCGAGTTGTTCATCGTCATCCATCTCATGATCGCCGGCCGGTTGCGCTGGTTGCCGGCTGGCAAGGCTGCCCCGAAAAAGCTGAGTCTCGCGACGTTCGCGTTTGAAACTGGCACGCTCGTTCTCACCGAAGCCGGAACCACGCGACGTGCCTCGCTGTCACTGATCCGCGGCAGGGAAGCGCTGTCGCAGCTGGATCGGGGCGGGCTCGATGTCTTCGCGTCGGATTTCAGCGAGTTCGCGACGCGACTGCGGAGCGAGAATCACACGCTCAAGCGGTCACTCACCGATCCGCGTCTGTTCGATGGAATAGGGAACGCATATTCCGACGAGATACTGCATCGCGCGCGTCTCTCGCCGGTCGCACTGAGCGGACGCATCAGCGACGATGACGCACTCAGATTGTACGACGCAACACGCGTGGTGCTGCGCGAGTGGACCGATCGTCTGCGCGCGGAGACCGGCGACAAGTTTCCGGAGCGTGTCACGGCGTTCCGTCCTGAGATGGCGGTGCACGGCAAGTACAGGCAGCCGTGCCCGGTATGCGGTACGCCAGTGCAACGTATCAGGTATGCAAGCAACGAGACTGATTACTGCGCCCGGTGCCAGACAAATGGGAAGTTGCTGGCGGATCGCGGACTGTCGCGATTACTCAAACACGACTGGCCCAAGTCGGTGGATGACCTGTGA
- a CDS encoding SRPBCC family protein, with amino-acid sequence MKGSGGVMLPGPFFCVTISDQSIQEFLMPVHFPFDASIASASTIPSRLYTDAVYLELEQERIFGRTWQLVGRAEQVAESGQFFTADVAGEGIVILRDGPTLRGFHNVCLHRAGMVAVGCGKRKTLQCHYHGWTYNLQGDLIRAPEMEGVERFSMEDMHLKPVQVAQWGPLVFANLDLKAPPLSEFLEDIPDRARHFRIDEMRYVMRREYTLNCNWKVYIDNYLEGYHIPVVHPGLHKEIAYDQYRVEPHRYYSLQHAPLRPVAGNREERNYLPPEQSGTADDQAQYYWLFPNVMLNVYLGQMQTNVILPLGVDRTLTIFEWYSASPPADVEADETWTRLLKFSDEIQVEDIEICEAVQKNLRSRIYDRGRYSVKRENGVHHFHSLLHEFLT; translated from the coding sequence ATGAAGGGGTCCGGCGGCGTGATGCTGCCGGGCCCCTTTTTTTGTGTTACAATTTCCGACCAATCGATCCAGGAATTTCTCATGCCGGTCCATTTCCCGTTCGACGCGTCGATCGCGAGCGCATCGACGATTCCGTCGCGTCTCTATACGGATGCGGTGTATCTCGAGCTGGAGCAGGAGCGGATATTCGGCCGAACGTGGCAGCTCGTGGGGCGTGCGGAGCAGGTCGCCGAGTCGGGACAGTTCTTCACTGCCGACGTCGCGGGCGAGGGAATCGTGATACTGCGCGACGGTCCAACGCTGCGCGGCTTTCACAACGTCTGTCTGCACAGGGCCGGGATGGTCGCCGTGGGGTGCGGCAAGCGCAAGACATTGCAGTGCCACTATCACGGATGGACGTACAATCTTCAGGGCGACCTGATTCGCGCGCCGGAGATGGAAGGTGTCGAGCGATTCTCCATGGAGGACATGCACCTCAAGCCTGTCCAGGTGGCGCAGTGGGGGCCGCTCGTCTTCGCGAACCTCGATCTCAAGGCGCCACCGTTGAGCGAATTTCTGGAGGACATTCCGGATCGTGCGCGGCACTTTCGCATCGACGAGATGCGCTACGTGATGCGGCGTGAGTACACCCTCAACTGCAACTGGAAGGTGTACATCGACAACTATCTCGAAGGCTATCACATTCCGGTGGTGCATCCCGGCCTTCACAAGGAGATAGCGTACGACCAGTATCGCGTCGAGCCGCACCGGTACTACTCGCTGCAACATGCCCCGCTGCGCCCTGTCGCCGGGAACCGGGAGGAGCGCAACTATCTTCCTCCGGAGCAGAGCGGCACCGCCGACGACCAGGCACAATACTACTGGCTGTTCCCGAATGTCATGCTCAATGTCTACCTTGGTCAGATGCAGACGAACGTGATCCTGCCACTCGGCGTCGATCGCACGCTGACGATATTCGAGTGGTATTCCGCCAGCCCTCCGGCGGACGTGGAGGCCGACGAGACATGGACTCGACTGTTGAAGTTCAGCGATGAGATACAGGTCGAGGATATCGAGATCTGCGAGGCGGTTCAGAAGAATCTGAGATCCAGGATCTACGATCGTGGACGCTACTCGGTCAAGCGAGAGAATGGCGTGCACCATTTTCATTCGTTGCTGCACGAATTTCTGACGTGA
- a CDS encoding copper resistance protein CopC, with protein sequence MTPYRDNGDVPAAPFGRRPTAARSPVIATRTARWLIAIVVAALTVAAPRTAWAHAHLVRSTPSAGSHMTVAPTGIELWYSEAAEATLTTISITGPGASRTAVGPVKVDPTNPLHLLATIDAPLRPGKYTVAWRTVAKDDGHPSRGSFTFVVDSAAGETTGAGSTSTGAIQHDSVGAASARTSPAPVQGMDVEAPAYVLARWLTFVALITVVGVAAFVLLVLSRVSSEGDADTVGAFDDRATRQAARLGLAAGIVFLIASVCRLYAEHAVVGGNLAMGSLLGMFWGRVWITQFVITVIVCIAFASARGSRRQGTPWLVVAFVSVALAATPAFSGHAMAAPGNRSLSIAIDVIHVVAAGAWLGGLLTLTVVGVPAALSIGNSIDTDARAPGGLPLVARLVNAFSPLALVSAGFVVASGGLAAWMRVGSFAALFHSTYGTVLLIKLGFVMLVLAGGAFNWLRMRGALAHRETGGSAVGGFRRSVWIELTAGVLVIAATAVLVATQPPVR encoded by the coding sequence TTGACTCCCTATAGAGACAACGGCGACGTACCAGCCGCACCATTTGGACGGCGGCCGACGGCGGCCCGCTCGCCAGTGATTGCGACACGTACTGCCCGATGGCTGATAGCGATCGTCGTGGCAGCACTGACGGTCGCCGCCCCCCGAACGGCGTGGGCCCACGCACACCTGGTCAGGAGCACACCGTCGGCGGGATCTCACATGACCGTCGCGCCGACCGGGATCGAACTGTGGTACAGTGAAGCTGCCGAAGCCACGCTGACCACGATCTCCATAACCGGGCCGGGTGCCAGCCGCACAGCGGTCGGGCCGGTGAAGGTCGACCCCACCAATCCGCTGCACCTGCTTGCGACGATCGATGCCCCTCTTCGGCCGGGAAAGTACACGGTAGCCTGGCGCACGGTCGCGAAGGATGATGGGCACCCCTCCAGAGGCAGCTTCACCTTCGTGGTCGACAGCGCAGCCGGGGAAACGACAGGCGCCGGCAGTACATCCACCGGCGCAATACAGCACGATAGCGTCGGGGCAGCAAGCGCCAGGACATCTCCCGCTCCCGTGCAGGGAATGGATGTGGAAGCGCCGGCCTACGTCCTGGCGCGCTGGCTGACCTTCGTCGCCCTTATAACGGTAGTGGGCGTGGCAGCGTTCGTACTGCTGGTACTGTCGAGGGTGAGCTCGGAGGGCGATGCAGACACTGTCGGGGCGTTCGACGATCGCGCGACGAGGCAGGCGGCCAGGCTCGGGCTTGCCGCCGGAATCGTCTTTCTCATAGCCTCGGTATGCCGGCTGTACGCGGAGCACGCCGTCGTCGGAGGAAACCTGGCGATGGGGTCGCTCCTGGGCATGTTCTGGGGGAGAGTCTGGATCACGCAGTTTGTCATCACGGTGATCGTGTGCATCGCCTTTGCATCGGCTCGTGGCTCGCGTCGACAAGGAACACCTTGGCTCGTGGTGGCGTTTGTTTCAGTGGCGCTTGCTGCAACGCCTGCATTCTCCGGACACGCCATGGCGGCGCCCGGAAACAGAAGCCTCTCCATTGCCATCGACGTGATTCACGTGGTTGCGGCAGGCGCGTGGCTGGGTGGCCTGCTGACCCTCACAGTGGTTGGCGTGCCCGCGGCGCTCTCGATTGGGAATTCCATCGACACGGATGCGCGCGCGCCCGGAGGGCTGCCATTGGTTGCAAGACTGGTGAATGCGTTCAGTCCGCTGGCGCTGGTGTCTGCGGGATTCGTCGTCGCCAGCGGAGGGCTTGCCGCGTGGATGCGTGTCGGATCTTTTGCGGCGCTGTTCCATTCGACGTACGGGACGGTGCTCCTAATAAAGCTTGGGTTCGTGATGCTGGTACTCGCGGGCGGTGCGTTCAACTGGCTGCGGATGCGGGGAGCACTCGCTCATCGGGAGACCGGTGGATCTGCAGTCGGCGGCTTCCGACGCTCGGTGTGGATCGAGCTCACAGCTGGAGTGCTCGTGATCGCGGCGACGGCTGTCCTCGTGGCGACCCAGCCGCCGGTGCGTTGA
- a CDS encoding HAMP domain-containing sensor histidine kinase translates to MTGGPTQSSLTRWATPARGYSAGSIDHSASATRRTAWWAPLAFVAVVLAVLTATPVLVSYRVRRLRDQLTDGSGAGRVIVNDLEVAFATQLLIHEGENAAGTPAASASGDSVAKLRERVDELALDSVARRVGPDAVEQFVELRTLAKSWHDRMDSEVATSGVAAARLTKGLSITGQQVLNSAESLDSYFQALGLQQRGRIRRLERVNLISAVILAPLALAAALVLFWTGRRTLFFAHAAERDRAALARAMLSKATLVRGLTHDLKNPLGAAYGYAELLEDNMVGPVSTEQREMLGRIKGLVTLSVTTVNDLLELYRDGSDGLQLQRVPTEVESLARIVVADFMAEAQHSDLDLAFDTDTLMESDEPRAAGNSSILASTDPARVRQILGNLVSNAIKYTPAGGRVRLSVRGPSKSDPRIAIDVRDTGPGIPAPFQERIFEEFFRLPENEGIAGSGVGLAISRRFARLLGGDITVTDWFEGGSVFTLWLPADQAGKHNAPVRVA, encoded by the coding sequence ATGACAGGCGGGCCAACTCAATCCAGCCTGACGCGTTGGGCGACGCCGGCGCGAGGATATAGCGCCGGAAGTATTGATCATTCCGCTTCGGCGACGCGACGAACGGCATGGTGGGCGCCTCTCGCATTCGTCGCCGTCGTACTCGCGGTTCTGACCGCGACTCCGGTGCTGGTGAGTTATCGCGTGCGCCGGTTGCGCGATCAACTTACCGATGGCAGCGGCGCGGGACGAGTGATCGTCAACGATCTCGAAGTGGCGTTCGCGACACAACTACTGATCCACGAAGGTGAGAATGCCGCCGGCACGCCGGCGGCGAGTGCGTCGGGTGACTCGGTCGCCAAGTTGCGTGAGCGGGTCGACGAATTGGCGCTCGATTCGGTTGCACGACGTGTGGGGCCGGATGCCGTCGAGCAATTCGTGGAGCTGCGCACGCTTGCAAAATCGTGGCACGACCGGATGGATTCGGAGGTGGCCACGTCTGGAGTTGCGGCGGCGAGACTCACGAAAGGTCTGAGCATAACCGGGCAACAGGTTCTCAACTCCGCCGAGTCGCTGGACAGCTATTTCCAGGCGCTGGGACTGCAGCAACGCGGGCGCATTCGACGCCTCGAGCGTGTCAACCTGATATCGGCCGTCATACTCGCACCGCTGGCACTTGCCGCGGCGCTGGTGCTCTTCTGGACAGGGCGGCGCACGCTGTTCTTCGCGCACGCCGCGGAGCGCGACAGAGCAGCGCTCGCACGTGCGATGCTATCCAAGGCCACGCTCGTTCGCGGCCTTACGCACGACCTCAAGAATCCACTCGGCGCAGCGTACGGCTATGCGGAGCTGCTCGAAGACAACATGGTGGGGCCTGTTTCCACGGAGCAGCGCGAAATGCTCGGCAGGATCAAGGGACTCGTCACATTATCCGTGACTACCGTGAATGACCTGCTGGAACTGTATCGCGATGGCTCCGACGGTCTGCAACTGCAGCGAGTGCCGACCGAAGTGGAGAGTCTTGCGCGAATCGTGGTAGCGGATTTCATGGCTGAAGCGCAGCACTCCGATCTGGACCTCGCGTTCGACACCGACACCCTGATGGAATCGGATGAACCGCGCGCCGCTGGCAATTCGTCCATTCTTGCGAGCACCGATCCGGCGCGCGTACGCCAGATTCTTGGCAATCTCGTTTCGAATGCGATCAAGTACACGCCGGCCGGCGGCCGCGTGCGACTGTCGGTGCGCGGACCGAGCAAGAGCGATCCGCGAATCGCGATCGACGTGCGGGATACGGGCCCCGGCATCCCGGCGCCGTTTCAGGAGCGCATCTTCGAAGAGTTCTTCCGGTTGCCGGAGAACGAAGGGATCGCCGGATCGGGTGTAGGACTCGCAATCAGTCGTCGCTTCGCGCGCCTCCTGGGCGGCGACATCACGGTGACTGACTGGTTCGAGGGCGGATCCGTGTTCACGCTATGGCTGCCGGCGGATCAGGCGGGAAAACACAACGCGCCGGTAAGAGTTGCATAA